A DNA window from Oryzias latipes chromosome 5, ASM223467v1 contains the following coding sequences:
- the LOC101171072 gene encoding protein unc-119 homolog B, producing the protein MVTVIACAYKNKSPAVHRKLTRHSTLSTPSFPFPPPPPGRRTAEPLVPTHRRREEMSEAKARSDAPVADNVPGGGGGHGTAAPPRERKAGGGVLKRLKSRQNKVDSRPVAEEDLRTKSGPITPEDVLGLRVATRGYLCKPEENIYNIDFVRFKIRDLETDTVLFEIAKPPHTDDEEENRAGDASAGRFVRYQFTPAFLRLRTVGATVEFTVGSRPLNNFRMIERHYFRDHLLKSFDFDFGFCIPNSCNTCEHIYEFPQLSDSLVRQMVECPYETRSDSFYFVDNKLVMHNKADYAYNGGQ; encoded by the exons ATGGTGACGGTTATAGCATGTGCTTACAAAAACAAGAGCCCAGCCGTCCACCGCAAGCTAACTCGACATTCGACACTGTCGACGCCATCTTTCCCTTTCCCCCCACCTCCACCAGGAAGGAGAACGGCCGAACCCCTGGTTCCGACCCACAGACGGAGGGAAGAAATGAGCGAAGCCAAAGCCCGCAGCGACGCGCCTGTTGCTGATAACGTCcccggcggcggcggcgggcaCGGCACCGCGGCTCCTCCGCGGGAGCGCAAGGCCGGCGGGGGTGTCCTGAAGAGGCTCAAGTCCCGCCAGAACAAGGTGGACAGCAGGCCCGTGGCAGAGGAAGACCTGCGGACCAAGAGTGGACCCATAACTCCTGAGGATGTACTGGGGCTGCGCGTGGCTACGAGAG GCTACCTCTGCAAACCAGAGGAGAATATTTATAATATCGACTTTGTGCGCTTTAAAATCAGAGACCTGGAGACAGATACTGTCCTGTTTGAGATCGCTAAACCCCCACATACAG atgatgaggaggagaacAGAGCGGGAGATGCCAGTGCCGGCCGGTTTGTGCGATACCAGTTCACCCCGGCCTTCCTGCGGCTAAGAACCGTGGGAGCTAC ggTGGAGTTCACGGTCGGCAGCCGGCCTTTGAACAACTTCCGCATGATTGAGAGACACTACTTCCGGGACCACCTGCTGAAGAGCTTCGACTTCGACTTTGGCTTCTGTATCCCGAACAGCTGTAACACATGTGAACACATCTATGAGTTCCCTCAGCTCTCCGACAGTCTGG TGCGTCAGATGGTGGAGTGCCCTTATGAAACCCGATCGGACAGCTTTTACTTCGTCGACAACAAGCTGGTCATGCACAACAAGGCAGACTACGCTTACAATGGAGGACAGTGA
- the LOC101155022 gene encoding calponin homology domain-containing protein DDB_G0272472, with amino-acid sequence MESSVVASHTGESLKPKPALAPKPILAPKPFSLQRNSVVRHIQGPKSTNAGSKAKPAQSVKPTIPGDTKPTLTPPAEALTPNSASTTSTASKTGDTKPTLTPPAEGPTPNSASTTSTASKTGDTKPTLSPPAEAPTPNSASTTITASKTGDIKPTLTPPPEAPTPNSASTTSTASKTGDTKPTLTPPAEAPTPNSASTTSTASKTGDTKPTLAPLAEAPTPNSASTTSTASKPGDTKPTLTPPAEGPTPNSASTTSTASKPGDTKPTLTPPAEGPTPNSASTTNTASKTGDTKPTLTPPAEALTPNSASTTSTASKITKIPPKTTEVKEALPHKDETPDVSSKVTTPALKATPVEETPKPEPVQMPDVIQKNQRTSTDTTTNSEQKDVKKEENTTQAPDARKTEDQTSDSSSETSPAFSRRSTPKRLSVKLTSMFETGGPAPLPKPTVALSTIKPKGEMQKPELAPPKESPAAPAPSNGEDGANEQKEDYTGGNSIKRRISLLFESTVKEEVETKKQEPEIINGVQAVKDRIKIWAVETGSESPQDEKKLQNTPRTCPKSTEVATSPAAENIVQTPTEVPDADEPPAPPLDPPVPEGKSTKTQVETQVDALVDRKLSEISAELVEEKNKVTEEELPPCINGQAAISDEEKENLRRKPAEVAQKKNKRRSVRFGTVVADDGRPPINLGSDPESSTDEESKDQDEDMESPSASLPVLISVKLLQEDRDEIQRQNEEKQKKKKEEEEQARLKLEEEQKRKEKEKEKARQEKELKLREEEAERQRLQELERKRLEEEKERQRLKEERIEKERQEERLRQMQKENREREEEKERNLEKEKTGSTLKEPGAQQPQEEEISKGEEEEKEGKANEFKAREVVMMMKQRLEEEDRKTKREMEERQEKERLRKEVEERERQRIMEEEEEKLRKSKEEEERERRELERKREQEKIKEMEKLKLIKKQEEERREEQRRKQMDEEREKKLKKKMQEELEKQQAAELKEKMQEEERQRKELELVKQEEENMPGKENLIGFEVEDLPQVSMSLCSPSSKISEPTEKLIDIDYDDFSVQNPEIYVEFDDFSVKPKKQGSYARAEPAPSKQSWSDDLEEMLNSFEFTHREEGGKVEKEEVVSPVQEQTGKKKVELLVDINQEKEDERGEGSGEEDPPANVNLEVDEEETPEEEEEEVEPTPEKEMETGENEAEEEEDKEAQLNSTENEDQDSDASTDQTHQQNGICERTLEIRRNNLDISLKPASDQIPDAFSEAYEEPDLPLLPESSTPLLDTSAQKSKAQLGRKRNRARPTRSLRAKPDQAPKLELRVTDHSDATETSNEQRQSDSEEEKPRPNICPSPSSQRVSPIPGLRPADLIAQIKKRGIEKTDVEDEAVEKRPKEEKIVEAAPAPPPKSPRPRAPPAGAALVLPPLGSSDGGAKQSPAWLQELKSKKRMSQQD; translated from the exons ATGGAAAGTTCTGTTGTTGCTTCCCATACAGGAGAGTCCCTTAAACCCAAACCAGCTTTAGCCCCAAAGCCTATTCTGGCTCCTAAACCCTTCAGTTTACAAAGGAACTCAGTGGTTCGCCATATCCAAGGTCCTAAGTCCACCAATGCTGGCTCTAAGGCAAAACCAGCTCAGAGTGTTAAACCGACTATCCCGGGTGACACCAAACCTACTTTGACCCCCCCAGCTGAAGCACTGACCCCCAACTCAGCTTCTACAACAAGTACGGCAAGCAAAACTGGTGACACCAAACCTACTTTGACCCCCCCAGCTGAAGGACCGACCCCCAACTCAGCTTCTACAACAAGTACGGCAAGCAAAACTGGTGACACCAAACCTACTTTGAGCCCCCCAGCTGAAGCCCCAACCCCCAACTCAGCTTCTACAACAATTACGGCAAGCAAAACTGGTGACATCAAACCTACTTTGACCCCCCCACCTGAAGCACCGACCCCCAACTCAGCTTCTACAACAAGTACGGCAAGCAAAACGGGTGACACCAAACCTACTTTGACCCCCCCAGCTGAAGCACCAACCCCCAATTCAGCTTCTACAACAAGTACGGCAAGCAAAACTGGTGACACCAAACCTACTTTGGCCCCCTTAGCTGAAGCACCGACTCCCAACTCAGCTTCTACAACAAGTACAGCAAGCAAACCTGGTGACACCAAACCTACTTTGACCCCCCCAGCTGAAGGACCGACCCCCAACTCAGCTTCTACAACAAGTACGGCAAGCAAACCTGGTGACACCAAACCTACTTTGACCCCCCCAGCTGAAGGACCGACCCCCAACTCAGCTTCTACAACAAATACGGCAAGCAAAACGGGTGACACCAAACCTACTTTGACCCCCCCAGCTGAAGCACTTACCCCCAACTCAGCTTCTACAACAAGTACCGCAAGCAAAATTACCAAAATAccaccaaaaacaacagaagtTAAGGAAGCACTTCCACACAAAGATGAGACTCCTGATGTTTCATCAAAAGTTACAACTCCTGCCTTGAAAGCCACTCCTGTGGAGGAGACACCCAAACCTGAGCCTGTTCAGATGCCGGATGTAAtccagaaaaaccaaagaacCTCCACGGATACCACAACAAACTCGGAGCAGAAAGATGTCAAAAAAGAGGAGAACACAACTCAAGCTCCCGATGCCCGAAAGACTGAAGACCAAACCAGCGACAGCTCCTCTGAGACCAGTCCAGCATTCAGCAGGCGCAGCACTCCAAAGCGTCTGTCTGTCAAGCTCACCTCTATGTTTGAGACAGGGGGTCCAGCTCCGCTCCCAAAGCCTACTGTAGCCCTCTCTACGATCAAACCCAAAGGTGAGATGCAGAAACCAGAACTTGCCCCTCCTAAAGAGAGCCCGGCAGCGCCAGCGCCATCCAACGGAGAAGATGGTGCCAACGAACAGAAGGAAGATTACACCGGAGGGAACAGCATCAAGCGCAGAATCAGTCTTCTGTTTGAGTCGACCGTCAAGGAGGAAGTTGAGACTAAGAAGCAGGAGCCGGAAATTATAAATGGCGTCCAGGCTGTAAAGGATCGCATTAAGATTTGGGCTGTGGAAACAGGTTCAGAAAGTCCACAAGATGAAAAGAAGCTTCAGAATACACCCAGAACCTGCCCCAAAAG CACCGAGGTTGCAACTTCTCCAGCAGCAGAGAACATAGTCCAAACTCCTACAGAGGTTCCAGATGCAGATGAGCCACCTGCTCCACCTTTGGATCCACCGGTACCTGAAGGAAAATCAACAAAGACCCAAGTAGAAACCCAAGTAGATGCTCTTGTTGACAGGAAATTGTCGGAAATCTCTGCAGAATTAGTAGAAGAGAAGAACAAGGTGACAGAAGAAGAGCTCCCGCCCTGTATCAATGGTCAGGCAGCAATCAGTGATGAAGAGAAAGAAAACTTAAGAAGAAAACCTGCTGAGGTTGCACAGAAGAAGAACAAACGGCGCTCTGTTCGCTTTGGTACCGTGGTGGCAGATGATGGTAGACCTCCAATAAACCTGGGCTCAGATCCAGAATCCAGCACAGATGAAGAAAGTAAAGATCAAGATGAAGATATGGAATCTCCCTCAGCTTCATTGCCTGTCCTAATAAGCGTAAAACTGCTTCAGGAGGACAGGGATGAGATCCAaagacaaaatgaagaaaaacaaaagaaaaagaaggaggaggaagaacagGCGAGACTAAAGTtagaggaagaacaaaaaagaaaagagaaggagaaagaaaaggCAAGACAGGAGAAAGAGCTTAAGCTTAGGGAGGAGGAAGCAGAAAGACAAAGGTTGCAGGAACTAGAAAGGAAAcgattagaagaagaaaaagaaaggcaaAGGTTGAAAGAAGAGAGGATTGAGAAGGAAAGACAAGAGGAGCGTTTACGGCAGATGCAGAAAGAGAACAGAGAAAGAGAAGAGGAAAAGGAGAGAAATCTGGAGAAGGAGAAGACAGGATCCACATTGAAAGAGCCAGGAGCACAGCAGCCACAGGAGGAAGAAATTAGTAAGggtgaagaggaagaaaaagagggaaagGCTAATGAGTTTAAGGCAAGGGaggtggtgatgatgatgaagcagaggctggaggaagaggacAGAAAGACGAAAAGGGAGATGGAggaaagacaagaaaaagaaaggttGAGAAAAGAAGTGGAGGAAAGAGAGAGGCAAAGAATaatggaagaggaggaggagaagttgAGGAAAagtaaagaggaggaggaaagagagagaagggagctggagagaaaaagagaacaggagaaaataaaagagaTGGAAAAATTAAAGCTAATAAAGaaacaggaggaggagagaagggaAGAGCAAAGGAGGAAACAGATGGACGAAGAAAGAGAgaagaaactaaagaaaaaaatgcaagaggAATTGGAAAAACAGCAAGCAGCAgagctgaaagaaaaaatgcaggaagaagagagacaaagaaaagaactTGAGCTGGTCAAGCAGGAAGAGGAAAACATGCCAGGAAAAGAAAATCTTATTGGCTTTGAGGTGGAGGATCTGCCCCAAGTGTCCATGTCCCTGTGTTCCCCTTCGTCAAAAATCTCTGAGCCCACAGAAAAGCTTATCGATATTGATTATGATGATTTCTCTGTTCAAAATCCAGAGATTTACGTGGAATTTGACGATTTTtctgtcaaaccaaaaaaacagggCTCATATGCTAGAGCAGAACCCGCTCCATCTAAACAGAGCTGGTCAGATGACCTCGAAGAGATGCTAAACTCTTTTGAATTTACACATCGGGAGGAAGGTGGAAAAGTGGAAAAAGAGGAAGTGGTGAGCCCAGTCCAGGAGCAGACAGGGAAGAAAAAGGTGGAGTTGTTGGTGGATATAAATCAGGAGAAGGAAGACGAGAGAGGGGAAGGTAGTGGAGAGGAAGACCCTCCTGCAAATGTAAATCTGGAAGTAGATGAAGAGGAGAcacctgaggaggaggaggaggaggtggagcccACACCTGAAAAAGAGATGGAGACTGGAGAGAATGaagctgaggaagaggaagataaAGAG GCACAACTCAACAGCACAGAGAATGAAGACCAAGACAGTGATGCCTCAACAGATCAAACACACCAGCAGAATGGGATTTGTGAACGCACATTAGAAATTAGAAG aaataacCTTGACATCAGCTTAAAGCCTGCATCTGATCAAATCCCTGATGCCTTCTCTGAAGCCTACGAAGAACCAGACTTACCGCTGTTACCTGAG AGCTCCACTCCACTCCTCGACACCAGCGCTCAGAAATCAAAGGCACAACTGGGCAGGAAAAGAAACAGGGCACGCCCAACACGCTCGCTTCGAGCAAAACCCGATCAGGCCCCCAAACTGGAATTAAGGGTCACTGACCACTCAG ATGCAACAGAGACATCCAATGAACAAAGACAGTCAGATTCAGAGGAGGAGAAGCCCAGACCAAATATCTGTCCTTCACCGTCTTCACAGAGAGTCTCTCCAATTCCTGGTCTGAGGCCTGCAGATCTAATT GCTCAGATAAAAAAGAGAGGCATAGAAAAAACTGATGTGGAAGACGAAGCAGTGGAGAAGAGgccaaaagaggagaaaatagTGGAAGCGGCACCAGCTCCTCCCCCAAAGTCTCCTCGGCCACGTGCTCCTCCCGCAGGAGCTGCTCTAGTGCTGCCACCTTTAGGCAGCAGTGATGGAGG AGCAAAACAGTCGCCTGCATGGTTACAAGAGCTGAAGTCTAAGAAGCGGATGAGTCAGCAGGATTGA